Within Egicoccus sp. AB-alg2, the genomic segment CGGCTGACCGAGCACCTCGACTGGGAGGCCTACCGCGCGGCACACCGCGTCCGGACCGCGGCCGACGAGCAGCGCGCCGCCGAGACCAGCCGCGCGACGCGGGCGTCGGCACAGGACAACCGGGCCCGGCAGGCGGCACGTAAGGAGGCCCGCCGGCTGGAGCAGCAGGTCGAGCGGCTCACGGCCCGCCGCGACGAACTGCAAGCCGACATGGCCGCCGCGGCGACCGACGTGGCACGCCTCACGGCGTTGCAGTCCGACCTGCAGCGCCTGGAGGGCGAGCTGAGCGCGGCGGAGGACCGCTGGCTCGAGTTGACCGTCGACTGAGTCCTGGTCGCGCGTCCGTCGGACGGGCCCTGAAGCACCGCTGAAGGTTCGGTGTCGGGACGTGCCGGACGGGTGGCGGCTCGGCCCGATTCGGGCACGATGCCGCTAGGGTCGCGATCTGTCGCCGAGAGGGGCGTGGTCGAGGAAGCGGCCATGACCGGGGGGTGAGCGTGGCCGGTACGGGCATGATGGTCGACCGATCCGGACTGCAGGAACTGTGGTCCCGTGCCACCGGGCGCGGCTACGTGCTCCTCAGCGAGATCCACGACCTCCACGACCCGTTGGAGGATGCGGCCGACTGGCCCGACGAGGTGGCCAACGCCGCCCGTGACGCGGGCCTCGAGGTGGTCGACGACCTCACCGACGACGTCGCACCGCCACCGGCGTCCGTGCTGACCGCGACGACCGACGGGGTGCGCCAGTACCTCAACGCCATCGGCCGGGTCGCGCTGCTGAGCGCCGAGGAGGAGGTCGACCTCGCCAAGCGCTACCACGCCGGTCTGGCCGCCAAGCAGGCGCTGCAGGACGAGCGGCTCACCCGCGCGCAACGGGCACGCCTGCGGCGCCTGACGGCCGAGGGCGCGCGGGCCCAGGAGCGGCTGGTGACGGCCAACCTGCGGCTTGTCGTGTCGGTCGCACGCCGTTACCTCGGGCGCGGACTGTCCCTGCTGGAACTGGTGCAGGAGGGCAACCTCGGCCTCATGCGCGGGGTGGAGAAGTTCGACCACACCAAGGGCTACAAGTTCTCCACCTACGCCACGTGGTGGATCCGCCAGGCGCTGACGCGCGGCACCGCAAACAAGGCCCGCTCGGTGCGGTTGCCGGTGCACGTCCACGAACTGGTCGCCAAGGTCCGGCGCACGGAGTTCGAGCTGCTGCAGGTCCTCGGTCGCGAGGCGACCGACGAGGAGGTCGCGGACGACCTCGGTCTCACCCTGGAACGGCTGCGCGAACTGCGGCTGGCGGGGCGGGAGATCACCTCGCTGGACCGCAGCGTCGGCGAGGACAGCGACGCGACGCTGGGCGACCTCGTGCCCGACGACGAGGCGGAGGACCCCGAGGCGGTCGCCACCGCCGGCATCGCCCGCCGCGAGGTGGTCCTCGCCCTGGAGTCGCTGCACGAGCGCGAACGCGGCGTGCTGGAACTGCGCTACGGGTTGTCGGGCGAGGAACCGCGAACGCTCGAGGAGATCGGTGCGCTCTACGGGGTCACGCGGGAGCGGATCCGGCAGATCGAGAAGAAGACCCTCGCCAAGCTGCGCCATCCGTCGCACGCGCACCGTCTGCGCGGCTTCGCCGACGACCTGTAGGCGCCCGCGCACTGAAGTCGGCGCGGCCGCGTGCCGATAGCTCGGGGACGAGGTGGGCGTCGCACGCCCACGGGGTTCGTCGAGGGGCGTGTGATGCCGCGGGGCAGACCAGCGCGGCCGGTCGTGGCCGTGCTCGTGGCCACCGGCCTGCTGCTGCCGTTCACGGCGGCCACGGCGGCGACCGAGGCCACGGCCGCACCCGTCGACGACCTCGACCGGACGCGGGACCGGCTGACCGATGCCGAACGCGGCCTCGACGACGCCCGCGCCGCCGTCCGGGCCGCGGCCGACGAGCTGGCCGTGCTCGACGACCGGTTGTCGGCCGCTTCCACCCGCCTCACCCAGCTGAACGACGAGGTCCGCGTGGCGTCCGACGCCGCCGAGCGGGCCCGCGAGGAGCAGCAGCACGGCGCGGCTGAGCTGGCCGCTGCCAGC encodes:
- a CDS encoding sigma-70 family RNA polymerase sigma factor; protein product: MMVDRSGLQELWSRATGRGYVLLSEIHDLHDPLEDAADWPDEVANAARDAGLEVVDDLTDDVAPPPASVLTATTDGVRQYLNAIGRVALLSAEEEVDLAKRYHAGLAAKQALQDERLTRAQRARLRRLTAEGARAQERLVTANLRLVVSVARRYLGRGLSLLELVQEGNLGLMRGVEKFDHTKGYKFSTYATWWIRQALTRGTANKARSVRLPVHVHELVAKVRRTEFELLQVLGREATDEEVADDLGLTLERLRELRLAGREITSLDRSVGEDSDATLGDLVPDDEAEDPEAVATAGIARREVVLALESLHERERGVLELRYGLSGEEPRTLEEIGALYGVTRERIRQIEKKTLAKLRHPSHAHRLRGFADDL